From Centroberyx gerrardi isolate f3 chromosome 15, fCenGer3.hap1.cur.20231027, whole genome shotgun sequence:
gtgtgtgtgtttgtgtgtcttacCAAAGCCGCTCTGTGGTGGTATAGGCAGTGGGGGCTGTTTCATGCTGGGAGGCAGGGCGGGGGGCAGAGGGTGACCCTGCAGTTTCAGCTTGATGAGCTTCATGGCGATGGAGAACTCATGGATATCCATACGACCATCGCTGTTCATATCAGCTAAAGCCCTGGAGAAACGAACACTCAGGTTAAAGAGACATTTCACTTTGGTGCACTATTTGTAGATTTTACTCGCAGATTTACTCGCAGACAGGGACTGCTGTCATAATCTGGAGTAGTGGTTATGTCATTGTTTTACTTTTTGTCTGTGCTTATGTGCTTTTGTCTGTgcttatgtgtttatgtgctcttgtatgttttcttttaatgttCTTTATATACTATCAACCTGCCAGGGACTGCTGTCATAATCTGGAGTAGGGGTTATGTCATTGTCTTACTATTTGTCTATGTTTATGTGCTTTTGTCTGTgcttatgtgtttatgtgcctgtgtgttcctgtatgtTTTCTCTTAATGTTTTTTATATGCCATCAACCTGCcagggactgcagatgaaaactAGCCTGTACGGCTAAATCTGGCACTTTTACATGATGGACTTAAGTGCTCATGTTAATTAATGTGCTTTGTCCcttcttaaataaataaaaaaacaaaactaaaaaagaTTCATAACTCAAATGTGTTTTAGCACCGTCATTTCTCACTTTGAAATATTCAGGAGGGAATGTAGCACTTGTATTCATGCTGGACAAAAAACTAAAGAATGTGACTGTGGAGAAAATGCAAGACACATTCCTTGGAGAAACGCTGGTGTGAAAAGGCTTTCCAGCTAACCTAAGCAGTTTATAACCTCTCCAGCATGTGACTTTTACAATATTTACAATGAGGAATTGGGTGTTCAGCCAACTGGTAGTAACTTCCCGGTAAGGTGACTCACCAGATCTGGGCCAGGATGGGAGGGGGCAGTCCTGATTGGAGGAAGAAGTTCCTGGCCTGGTCACCTAGGAGACACACATGAATAAGATGTGACATCACAGGACAGACACAAAAAGAGAGGCTGCTTTATACCATGTGGAAGAAGTCAAACTAAACACAAATGACTTGCAAATAAGATGACTGCATTACTGTAAGGGTAAATTACAGGACACTAAATGTTGTTTGgactttattacattttctttgCACTGTACTCACATTGGAATCCATTGCTCATATTGGAATTCACTGACTAGTTATGAATCATTACAGAATTATGATGTGTATGTAATATCCCAAGTGCAATGATCCTGCTTGAACAGAACAACTCattccctttaaaaaaaaaaagcatgacttGAAGTGATCTGCTGCCACTTAGCTTCAGTAAAGATGAGGGATTTAAGCAGCTGATGAAAGGTATTGAACCAGAGGACAATAATCCAGGTGTGATGGAAAAGCAGGCAGATATGGAAAGAGATAAGTGCCAGGAGAGATTGTATTtgcataaatttgaatttgtcatgctcatactGAGCCATTGAATTAAAACAATATAGGCTACTTACTGAATTTAGCATTTAAAAAATCGAATGTATAAAGCACCATTTGAAATTTAATGCAGTGGCTTGAAACTGAATGTGATTATTTGTTAATTTAACCGTTGGCTCTAATTTCAAATTTAGTTTtcccaattcaaattcagttttcttaatTCAGATTCACTTTCCTGAGACACACATTCAAGCACAAGGGACTTTTATTCCCTGAGTGACAACTGGAAAGCGGTCGCCTCCTTCAAGGCTGCCAACAGCGGGCTAACAGTCTTCACTCAGCCAAGAACAAGCCATGTGGCACTGTGCCttgttcctctcctcatctAGCCTTATACTccccacatgtgtgtgtgtgagagagtttacATATTTAGTGTCAGTTACCTGTGATATAACCGGCAGCAGTAGGGGCGAGGCTGTGGAACTGCTGGTCATGTTTGGCTCTCTCATCCACTGAGATCAGAAATACATCTGATACAggacctaacacacacacacagaaagagaaacacaaagacacacacacacacacacacacacacacacacacagttagtgaTTAACCCACAATCCCACAGCAAAGACACAgccagagacggacagagagagaaaaaggaggcaTGAGAAGAATGTGTTAGTCATGAGTTTCAGTTCTTGTAAAGGGATTCCTGTGAAAGTGACACATAAGAAAATGTGCAAGTGTAGAGAATAGTGAAGAAAGGGCGTAAGGATGAATGGATGTGGGACACGGGACAACTGAGAGACTGTTGTCCGTTTCCAGAAAGTCTGGTACAAGACAAATAGATGTGTGATTCAGTAAGCCATCAATTTGGTGTTGTAAGTTTACagacaagagaggaaacaaAGATGGCAGTCACACATATTAACAATACTGATAGCAATCAGAAATAATGGATTCCTCGCAGGCCGACAGAGATTAGATAGGATCGAGAAGACACCGACAATTGCCGTAAACGCACATACACAAGGAATTCCCTTTAGCGCCCATTATTAATCATTGTTGGTCTTCATATACCCGTGATGTTTCTGCCACAAtgttcttaaaggaaaaaaattaaCCCCcaaataacagcaacaacaaagacAACTATTGGTGAtcttctgggcccattttgttatttggtggtgtattttttgtattcccTAGTTAGAATTAGATGGCAatctagctatatttatatgcctaTACGCCCAGCTTTgcttgaaagcaacaagttcacgcccgttctctgggggttgtggAAAGTCATTCTGGGTAACATACAGTAGTTTCCCAGAAAAAACTAACTTAAGTAgaggtagacgaggcaggttgagggacaGTGAGTACATCAAAAAGTAACTTCAAAATAACTCCTGAGAtatattgaacatcacaaactgaTATCTAACAGCGTAAAAGTATCCGAGGgtatatttttcctttaaatttgTGCGGTCACTGCCAAGACACTGGATAGTTGTTCCTTAAAATGCAGCTCAGTGAGATTCCTCATTTCACTTCAACATTGTTATTTCACCTTACAAAAGTGCacagtgaaacaaaaaaactttaCTTCTTTAACTTCTCCCGTTAGGCTTTCAATGTCTTCCTACATTGCCATTTCGTCTGTACTACCAACACCTActaccaaacaaaacaaaaggtcaACTTGAAGGTGTCATCCTGCAGCAGTGAGGTTGAGTTTCCATATACCTTTTCTCTGTGTATCAGTATTTGTATTAATACCACACTCAACTGCAGCATGATCAGTAAGGACAAGTACATTTACTTTGCAGTACACACCATGATTTATGATTGTATTTCATATCACAGAGTCTCATCTTTTGGAGTAAGATTTATGGCCATGAGAGAAAAAACTGTACTCCCTCTCATGTGGACAACCACCATGCCCATTCGCTCCTGTCTAAGCATGAGATCTGCAGCTCTGTCCTCAGGCATCAACAGTCTTGCCTTCATCCAAAACAGCATCCATAACTTGTGCATCAGCTTCGGTTTTCTAAAGCTGCACTGACTGAACGCTTTCTCCCATGATGTTCCACAAATCTGATAAACACTGGGTTGGATGGTTGGTTCTCGTTGAACATGGGTGCAAGTATGCTATGTGTTCTGTCTAAAACTCGCACTCCGTATCAACGCCAAATGCCTCGCATAAAATCCTCTGCACATGCCATCATCTTGTTTATTCCATACATATCTCTTAGTCTGACAAATCTCTTTGGCAATGATTTCCAAGTGTTTGGATGCGGTCCGATGACGTTTCCATCTGTTTGTTGTCCTCCTTGTGGGAGATCAGTCCCTCTGCCTCGAGTCTTTCCCTGATAGCACCCGCCATGTTTTACAATTGCGCCGTTGTTGTTTGATAGTTGCTACATCTGCTGCTGTGTCCTGAAGTGTGATACGAATTTGGGTAATTTCGGCAAACTTAGATTCTTGGAGGTTACCGACGTTTGGGCATTCTGCATTTGATGC
This genomic window contains:
- the LOC144542350 gene encoding intersectin-1, with amino-acid sequence MAQFPTTFTGPVSDVFLISVDERAKHDQQFHSLAPTAAGYITGDQARNFFLQSGLPPPILAQIWALADMNSDGRMDIHEFSIAMKLIKLKLQGHPLPPALPPSMKQPPLPIPPQSGFGLSLMVY